From one Budorcas taxicolor isolate Tak-1 chromosome 21, Takin1.1, whole genome shotgun sequence genomic stretch:
- the LOC128066948 gene encoding myeloid-associated differentiation marker-like, translating to MTIMSSTSLSLGLDSVTNKSYLLHFLQLLSTCMAFFLVTRESTWSVDISNWSTFVWCFCFAVTLLTLIAELCGLQDKLHFSWDRFLITSACYCALFCLSASIIYPIIHLQIFPDGSPRHHVIAATAFSCIASVAYAVEVVWTCARTGESSCSLLGLLKRLEIFVACVIFAFLSNTYPNECQPALVWCVAVYCTCFILGAVALLRHRCDCDKSLPYSCLGFGQSVLAVLLYTTALVLWPLYQFNGDFGGQPQRSNELSCIDELTSYLCVWDQRLAVAILTAINLLIYVADLVTLTVVSDRGSTQGLRIPSSY from the coding sequence ATGACCATCATGTCATCCACGTCACTGTCCTTAGGCTTGGACTCTGTGACCAACAAGAGCTACCTCCTCCACTTCCTGCAGCTGCTCTCCACCTGTATGGCCTTCTTCCTGGTGACCAGGGAGAGCACCTGGAGTGTGGACATAAGTAACTGGTCCACGTTTGTCTGGTGCTTCTGCTTTGCCGTGACCCTCCTTACCCTCATAGCTGAGTTATGTGGACTCCAGGATAAACTTCACTTCTCCTGGGACCGCTTTCTCATCACCTCTGCCTGCTACTGCGCCCTTTTCTGCCTCTCGGCCTCCATCATTTACCCCATCATCCACCTTCAGATTTTTCCTGATGGCTCCCCCCGACACCATGTTATTGCTGCCACTGCATTCTCCTGCATCGCTTCTGTGGCTTATGCTGTCGAAGTGGTCTGGACCTGTGCCCGGACTGGTGAGTCCTCCTGCTCTTTGCTAGGCCTGCTCAAGAGGCTGGAGATCTTTGTGGCGTGTGTCATCTTCGCCTTCCTCAGCAACACCTACCCGAACGAGTGCCAGCCGGCCCTGGTGTGGTGTGTGGCTGTATACTGCACCTGCTTCATCCTGGGGGCTGTGGCTCTGCTGCGGCACCGGTGTGACTGTGACAAGAGTCTGCCCTACTCCTGTTTGGGGTTTGGGCAGTCTGTGCTCGCCGTCCTCCTCTACACCACGGCTCTGGTCCTCTGGCCTCTCTACCAGTTCAACGGGGATTTCGGTGGGCAGCCCCAGCGGTCCAACGAGTTGAGCTGCATTGATGAGCTCACCTCCTACCTGTGCGTCTGGGACCAACGACTGGCTGTGGCCATCCTGACAGCCATCAACCTGCTGATTTATGTGGCCGACCTGGTGACCTTGACTGTGGTCAGTGACCGAGGCTCTACCCAGGGGCTCCGGATTCCCTCTTCTTACTGA